In the Diospyros lotus cultivar Yz01 chromosome 13, ASM1463336v1, whole genome shotgun sequence genome, GACTtataaaactaataaaatataaccCAAATTGCAATAGGTTTGGTAATTGGTGGGCCTCACCTATGTGGAAGGTCTAAAATGAACCCTTAGTGAGATTAAGCCTTGTGATTCTTGTAAAAAGAGGCCCCACCCATTGTTGTTGTCCTGCTAGGAAGAGTTCTGATCAGATAACAGAATCTTATTAGATAAACTTTCAACATCCCAGTGGGCTCTGGCAAACAGATGATGAGCAATAAATACCATTCCACAGCCATAGATAGCCATAGCCACGGCACACTGTTTTCACTCCATTTGTAGCCCAAATGGCAGATGCCAGTGCTACTACTATTGCAAGTATATATGCACCTTTGAGAAGAAGATAATAATATGAATAGAGACTACAAACTTACTGTTTCAGGGGGGCAATGGATGGATATTACTACAACAGTTTGAGCAGGCCGAGAAGGCATCCGACGACAACCGAACGAACGAACGAACAAACAGATTCAGATGTCCCACCTCTTTTTCACGCGAAACATCAAGGCCGATGATTTGATATCATCTCGCGGCACCTGGAGCATGAActggattttcattttcatcggAGCTGTCTTTGCTTTCCCGCTTTCATCTCCAATCTAAATAACAGTAAATTATCAAGTCAGCAACCAATCCTTCCAATTACTTCAAACAAAAGTTTTGAACGACAGGTGAACAATGAAGAAATGAGGTGCCATTGTTCAAGCCTCAAGTTGCAGAATAATCGCagctcttctttctttctttttcatgatAAAATGAAATGGCCGAAGGGGGGCAACACCCaggacaaaagaagaaaaagaaaagaaaacaaccaaCTGCTATATAACTCATCTACCAAACGGAAAAAAATGTTTCCCCTTAAAACAAAAGCTCTGATTCTCTAAATCCTCAAAAGCTCAGATTCTTTTCACTCCAAAAATGCCACATGATGTCAAAATAATCAGCCTCCAAATGTCACACAACCTCCTGCTAGGGCAGACCCAACTCCAAGCGACCAGAAAGCCTAATCCACACCAAAAAGAGAGAAACCCGTGATCCTATCCCTGGCTACATGCCCAATGCAAAACTAAATGGTTCACTAATCCTCCATCCCTTTTACACAAATGGCACCAGTCAACGCACTGTGCAACCTCTCGATTCACACTTCATACCTCAATTAAATAGGCCATTTTTGCATGTTGAACATTCCCTGCCTTTTGTTCTACATATTCATATAAATACTCCTGAAGCCTATATTACAACTGATTCTTCATTCTTTAAGTAACTCAGTAAAGACAGGATTCCAACCCACCCACACAAAAGAAAGCAGTTCTTAAGTTGTGCACTGGATTTTACACAAAAACCTTTAGATGCATTCTTATCCATAGACAACATGCTACAACAATTTGCCCAAGACCAGGCTTCAACCCTGCACATTTCCCTTTTAGGATGGTAGGAGAAAGTACTCATGTTACTAGCCAGCATTTTCAACCAGttactaataataatacaagactcttcaattctttttattttggggTGTGGGGAGGAGGTTAAGTATAATGCAAGCTCACGATATGAATGCAAGCCCTGACCTTTTATTTAAACCCAATATAATGACATCCTTGAGTTTACCTAATGAAATAGCCTTGGGATATAACTTTGGGGCCATTGAGGCAGAGGGTGATAGGGAGGAAGAGCCGATTCAATACTAGAGAAAAGCCAGACatgaaattaatattacatattctaataaaaaaaattaggaaactTGGACATCTCATTACAAAATGCACAGCTATTCTTTGTTTAATATGAAAATGCACCTGCACATAATATAATGTACAAAAGAAACGTGCAGGACAATTTTCCCATTTCCTGGCAGTGTATAGACattaattgattttataaaCAATTCTGTTTCCTGGCATTATGCTAGTGATTCAGTTTATTCTGTAATGACATGAAGTATATAAACACTGAAATCCACAAGAAATACAAAGAGCGGACCAAGCAGTCAGAAGCCAATGAGAAAAGCAAATTCCACAGGCAAGAATATATCAAATACCAAATTCACAATTTACAGGGgggtagaaaaagaaaattgcataCCCAAAGAGATGCCCATCCCAGTTGCACCTCGGAATCATAACCAACTTTGAATTTGTACTCCTTGCCAACATTGTGCTTGTACACTGTACTCCAGAAGTTTGAATCAAAATTGTACCAATAGCTGACAACAGGATAATAAAAGCAACTTTAGAGACTTGTGCGCACCATATGCCAGGCTGAACATTATGTGAGCTTGGAAAAACATACTGGAAACAGTAAATAGCCATTCAACAGATAAATTACTTTAGTTAAGTACAAAAATGACTTCATTCATTTTTCTGTCTTGCTGGTACCAGCTTCAggacttcattttttttatttcttttgtttattttggtaACTTAACAGATTTTTTACAGATTCATTTactattttcttcatatttcttttttaaaacacacacacacagagcaaTTGAGATAATCCTTGGTAACACCAGCATCATGAATTCTCAGATAAATTCCTACTGtactgttttttgttttttgtttttctggGCCAAGTCAATTACTGTACAGTTGACATGAAATAATACTTATCAAATTATATAGCATTTCACTTACTTTATACTAACATTCTGTACAGAAAATCATGTACGTAGATAAGCATATGGCCAGTAAAGTGGAGATAACTCCTACACTTCTAACTATAAGTAGGAGGGCAGGCATCCTGAGAGGGATGAATgcatatattataaaaaagaaaaggtgtgGATGGCAAAGGAACAGATCTTCAATAGAGCCCCCTTCCTGAACCCACCAATCCAGCAATGAGACTCCCTATAAACCTATAGCAAACTGGCATCTGATGAAACATTTTTGTTCTAAATACCACTTCTTAAGCAGCAGACACCAACATTATTCCACACCCCAAAACAGCAggcaggagagagagagagagagagagagatgccaCAGGCATCAATTCAGAAAACGTGTGGCTTTGTGGCCCTTGGCTacaagagaaaagagaagacaacgaagctgatgatgatgatggaatgtcagaaagagagaggggtCAGAGGGAGTAGCTATAATGGTGGTTGTGTCAATCATACAGATTTCAGTGATCTTGCAATATGAACAATATCAGACAGCAAGTTAGTTGTGGTTTCAAGAATAGTTTCTCACAGGAAAAAGACGATAACACATGTAGAAATAGGAGAACTCAACTACAGAAGTTGAGCTGCTGAATCCATAGGCTCGTATGATCATACTCACCCATATAAGCAATGCAATAATTAGGGCACGAAGGTAAAAGATAaaagggatattttggtaagtACTTGATATGACCACAGTGGAACAAGGAGCTCTATTCCTTGCTAAAAGGTAGAATACACTCCTCAAAGGCACACATACAATATGAGAGTATATAGATATTGGCACTTTGATAATGTGCTGCCATTTATTCCTTTTGCTGCAACTTACCAAGGGTCGTGAATAGTAAGGATTCAGAATCAGATCAAACCTAAAATACTGGAAACTGAATGGACGTTCCCCTTTTCACAAAAGATATAAACTTGGAAAATAAGTAAATGTAGAAGTACAATAAGCAATTCCTTAATGCATAAAGACAAACATTGCATGGTGGACACTTACCTTTCGCGATTGATATTGTCTTGCCAGCACCATAACAGGAAACAGTTTGCGCACAATCAAGCGATTGCACGATTCAAGTACCAATTTTACATTAAGGTTGACTTGAAAAGTATGTTGCATATATAAGAGCTAAGTTGTTAATCAGGAGCtcagagagaaaagagaatgagagatcaCCTCAGCTTGTCTGAAGGTCCAAATCGGCGCTTAAATGCAAATGCTAATGCATTTGAAGgcaatgaaatgcttggaatgAAGGCCATTTGCTCATCCTGCAAGAAATTTGAGTTCTCAATTCCATAAACATGAAGTGCCCAGAAATAGGAAATACAACCAGCAATGAACCCAGAGTCCTATTGGTAAGCCAACCACTCTGGACCCAATtgcaaaattacaaaattccaGCCATCCAATGAGCTTCACTGGacacaaaattaattgttgttCTTCAATCACCCAGAAAAGAAATTTTAGGTAAAGAATATCCATGTAAAATTCACAAGGTAgacaaaatttatatagaaaatcaCCTTGTATAAATATCTTAAATTTAAGCTTTCTTCCTTGTACTGAGCTGTGCAAACCCCATCTAAGAGATGACCTTTGACAATTCCATTTATAGACATCATTTTCTTCACTTCCTCTCCCTCATCTTTCTCTTCCAATGACACTTCACCCAGAGGAAACTTAAAGGTGGCCCTTGGCTGCAGCAACCCAAGGACAATTAATTATATAGGAATAAAATAATCTTGCAGAAATAGAGCAAATCAGGCAATGCGTGATATGCAGTGCACGAAAGCCACCAAAGCACAAACTCAAATCATCAGTCACAATGGTGTACCTTGTGATACATGTTTCAACATTTCACTGCAAATGAACTGACATGATACCAATAGAAACTGAGAAAATTAATGCCCTGCTATTGGTCAAACCTGATCCATAGTAAAGATCATTCTCATTCAAAGTATTATGCTCACCAGACCAACAGATGGAACAGCtgatgaaagttcaaatttgtaGGAAGGACCAGCAAGATCAGCAACCATAGCCACCTCTCCTTGTTGTGCCTAAGCCATGCATAGGATTCATGTAAGCAAAATAAAATGGAACAGCCCTGTTATATAGCATGAAATATTCAGCAGAAAGCACCAACATTTGCAAAACCAAGGTACTCAAGGGTGAAAAGGTGCCCTTAAGGTGCAGTGATGTTTGTATCAGCTGAGGAGCTAGGCGCCTAAAAAGCGCTCACCCAAGCAAAGTGAGgcactaaattaataaaaaattaacaataaatatatttaatataaaaaagacaatcaaataatgcatataatataaaacacCTAAAACATTCCTaaatacaaattcttttaatatttttcaagcaAAGACATAAAATGTAGTAGCAGATAGACGATGTTGAGTTTACTTTTCTctatttgatttctcatttttcctcttcCTATTAGATTCTCTAGGATATTCGCATCCCTTCTCTAATTTTCAAAGACaacaatcttttatttttaattcttttattttttttccctttttacaGCCCAGGCAAGTGCCTAAGGGCCTAGACACCTCTGATGAGGCACTTGCCTAAGTTGTGGAGCCTCGCCTGGCAGTACACATGGCACCTTGCCTTGCCCCCAAGTGCGTAGGTGAGAGAAGGTGAGCACCTCTATCACCTTTGACTAGACTGTGAAAAACATGAGTGtaatgaagatgaagattatATAGTGAATGTGCAATTACACAAGAAAAGACATAATTAGAAGTGAGGTTATACCGGAGTAACTCCTATTGAAGATAGCCAATGGCATACATAAGATGCAATTAAAATAGTTTGatcatatgagaagaagactaaCAGATATTCATGTGAGAAGAGTGGATGTGGTAAGAAATTTGTAGCAACAAAGATAAAGTACGGCCATGAAAACTTAGTGAAAAACTCTTCAGCATGATATGGGTCATAATGGGTTCTAAAAGATGTAGTCATAGACAAAAGATGATTGCTGAACTAGAATCCATGTAGTTGATACCATCTTGGTGTGTTGTAATATAAAAAGAATGGGATGTAGTAAAGGAACCAGTTTCAGCTCAAGAGAAAGCAAATGAGATAACATCATGTTTAAAAATGGGTTCCACTCTAGGGGGAAAAAGTGTCGAactcaaaatccaaaataattgtTGGTCCTACTTTTAGTGCAGAAGTTTATATCATGAAAAGGTGTTTTGTGGCAGCAAAATTGACACAGACAGCTGTATTAAAGTCTAGTTTTCCTAGGCTTTTTGGccctttaacaaataaataataatgataaaattttctccTCAATGTTTGGCTTACTCCACTTCACAGTTGCCCATTACAATTGAGTTCAAGAGTAATATTGTTTGCTTATTTCCTGTTATCACAGGCAATACCATGTGAATATTGCTTAAAAGCCTGCAAGGGAATAAACAAGGTTTCCATTTCTCCAACATACAAGCTGTTTAGCCTCTCTAGTTACAATTTGCGTTACCTACACCAACTATGCCAATGATTCATATTTGGAACTCTTTCCTTAGTTCAGAGCtaatcattttttctttaattttattttaattgtttcattATTGTATATACAGGCTAGAAGTGTATGCAGAACCAATGCATGTGCAATAATACTATATTCCCACAAATACCTACTATTATTTACAAGAATACGTATAGAATAGAGTCACTTACAGAGTATTTtatcttcaaatattttttaatacatataataacaACAATCACGGGCCTTAATCCCTCTAGGTAGGGCCagttatatgaattctaattctccaatcatctctatccatggtcGCATCATTATACTAATTACATAAAGGGACATAATCAATTTGGGTCTCTCACCATTTGAAGCTTTGCCAGTATTTTTCTACACCAAATTTATCCTCAGAAAATGATTTGATGGCATATTTAAGGATGATTAACTTCCTTAACCTAAGTGGACAAAAATGTCAAAGATGTTACACATATAATTATCCACTATTGTGTAACTCAATCTTTGAAATCCTTTGCAATACAATACATAATCGTTGAATAATTTGAGTTGTGAAACAACCTGCTTGCAAGGGACCAAAAAAAAAGCAATGGGGTGTGCACACATCTAGTATGTAGTCATTCAGCATAGAAAACATTGACAAGACCTTCAAAACAGCAGGAGGCAAAAATACGTTATTGCCCTTTACAGATTAGTATGCATCAAATGCTTGTCCGtgaaattttattctttttaagaCCTAGATAGAAAACGCAGTATTCAAGAGTCGTGTATTTGGACAAGCATTTAGTTTcttcatttattaatatgtaacCAGCATATTACAGCTCAGAAGATGACATGCAAACAAGTGCGCGTAAGAAAaagttgtttttaattttatggcATTTGAATCCACAcactaaaaattttgaaaatatatatacatatatataacagaCATCAGAATACGAAGAAGTATCTCGAGTTTAGAAAAAGTTAAAAGTCTCTGCATCAAAACGTGTAGATGATATAGCAACGCAGAAGTAACAGCACAGCAGCCAAATTTAAGTAGTTAATTGAAGTACAATGACTCGGAACGGACAAACTACCGATATTACCGCAATTATAGAAAGAGATGGAAAGAAATAGACCTTGACGTCATGAGCAGCCCTGAAACGCAAAGCAGGGCCAACATCGAACGAGCTCTTGACGAGAGCGTTGTGGTCTTCAAGATCGTAGTGGAGGGACAAATACTTGGAGGTGAGGGCCAGCTGCGGCTCCGATATCTCGCCCTTATCATTGTTCTGGAAAGACAGCTTCAGCTTGGCGAGACTATCGAAGAACTTGCAGGATATCTTGTGGAAGAACAAGGAAGAGTCGCTGTCGAACTCCGTGGTCACTCGTACGCCCGGGCGCCGGGGAAGCCACGGAGAGCCGCCGGCAGGGGCTGGATCTGGGGGCGGAGAGTCCAGCGTGGCGGCCGGCGGTGGAAGAAAGTTAGGGTTCGGTGGAACGGATTCCGCCATTGTTTGTATCGGCGGCGAATTGATGAGGTAAGTGAGGACTGAGAAATTTGGGCATTTGAGGCGGAAACGTAGATGGGCAGCTTTTGATTCCGATAATTTGTCTACGTCAATGGGCGCtattttcaaatttacaagaagcattaaatttaaatttcaaaaagcCCCttctaattctaataataacactttatattaatataatacacAAGACACAAATTAGATTATATttgtgttatattaatataacacacGAGACATCTGTATTAAACTTTAGTatttatatagtattttttatttatatttgtgatttgggctttgaaatatttataaatttgagcAGTACACTCGATAATTTATCTAAACTAATATAATTGAggttaattatattaataattactcAACTTTACATTCTGTTACCGTTTAGTCAAtgaactttgaaatattatttgttagttattaatattttaaaattgttactGCTTAATTACTAAATTTCAAAATGTTACCTactagtcattaatatttcaaaatcgtttcTTACTCGTCATTTgttagtcactaaactttaagtTCGCGAATGACGAATGagaaacagttttgaaatattagtgactaataggtaacattttaaaattcagtaacTAAATAGTAACAACCTTAAAATATTTGTAACCAACagataatatttcaaaatttaatgatcAAATAGTAACAGAATTCAAAGTTAagtgattattggtgtaattaatcCAATATAATTGAGTTAAtttagtttgatatttttttagtggtcaaagttatatttttgttttttgttttttcgtATGttcactcaaaattttcattatttctattacattcatatatttatatttttaaatcaatttaattctctgtacttttatattttttttttgtgataacttgaatttttcattatttcaattacattgtTATACACGTATTttcatgttaatttaatttttatattttaatgtgtaaaaataaaaatttaaagtgatataagtcaatttaatctcatttttttaCACTTCACAATACATgggttaaaattattaaaaaatatagatacaaaatataattgaaataatgaaaaattcaaattgtcacgtgaaaaaaatatttaagtacataaattaaatttattcaaaaatacaaatatgtgaatataatcaaaataaagaaaaattcacATCaccacacaaaaaaatatatataaaagtacatGAATACAAATATGGATTTAGTCattctttttagttttatatatttctatagaataatatataaataatattaaagtttcATTATGTCTTAATTAGTAATGCtatttatacattaatttttGCACTTATATAGTTATAGATactttttcaattaaaataaaaaataattaataatttataaagaaatgTTGTTAATTACGTGaacaaatatttataattttatgagtgTCAAAAGTTagtatacaaataatatattgtttactaatatatttttatactacTTTCTATGCTTCTACTTatagtgtgtttgattacacacattttttatgaaaaatatgtaattattacacattttctatgaaaaataatcaaacacttttaatttttctatgaaaaaatatatatggtacCAGCATTTAAAGCttatttccatggaattcattttctaaggaGTGGGGTGGTTTTTCGTTTTCTATgtaatattacctagaattaaattataagtaatgcaatcaaacacacctttagagtgtgtttgattacacacattttttatgaaaaatatgtaattattacacattttctatgaaaaataatcaaacacttttaatttttctatgaaaaaatatatatggtacaagcatttaaagcttatttccatggaattcattttttaaggggtggggtggtttttgttttctatgtaATATTACctataattaaattctaggtaatgcaatcaaacatacctttagagtgtgtttgattgcacacatttttcatgaaaaatatgtaattattacacattttttatggaaaacaatcaaacactcttaattttttcatgaaaaaatatatatggtacaactatttaaagtttatttccatataattcattttccaagggggtgagatggtttttgttttttagacaatattatctagaattaaattccagGTGAtctaatcaaacacacctttataGAATTTGTGGTACGaaatattttatagattttaatatttaaacaaCCTTGAAGGtttgtattaatattaattacagACACgtacattaatattttttattgtcaattataaatataaaataacaattttacccttattatctttcttatcttcctctcattttttattttatcaaataataaaaaaaatatcagtaGTGGTAAGTCATCTAGTATTGTCAACAATCGAGTTGAGGTTCAATTGCTGAAACCAAACAATTATTGGAGTATTATTTGTTTCCAtcataaaaactaaaaagaaatatagagacagagataatgaagaaaaaataaattacatctcAAATTAG is a window encoding:
- the LOC127789174 gene encoding outer envelope pore protein 37, chloroplastic gives rise to the protein MAESVPPNPNFLPPPAATLDSPPPDPAPAGGSPWLPRRPGVRVTTEFDSDSSLFFHKISCKFFDSLAKLKLSFQNNDKGEISEPQLALTSKYLSLHYDLEDHNALVKSSFDVGPALRFRAAHDVKAQQGEVAMVADLAGPSYKFELSSAVPSVGLPRATFKFPLGEVSLEEKDEGEEVKKMMSINGIVKGHLLDGVCTAQYKEESLNLRYLYKDEQMAFIPSISLPSNALAFAFKRRFGPSDKLSYWYNFDSNFWSTVYKHNVGKEYKFKVGYDSEVQLGWASLWIGDESGKAKTAPMKMKIQFMLQVPRDDIKSSALMFRVKKRWDI